A window of Streptomyces sp. DG1A-41 contains these coding sequences:
- a CDS encoding ATP-binding cassette domain-containing protein translates to MITTTDLTKVYRSRGREVTALDGVDLHVREGEVYGVIGQSGAGKSSLIRCVNLLERPTSGTVTVAGQDLTALAGRGPRAGKELRRARSRIGMVFQHFNLLSSRTVQDNVELPLEILGKSGGERSRKALELLELVGLSDKAGAYPAQLSGGQKQRVGIARALAGDPKVLLSDEATSALDPETTRSILALLRDLNRQLGLTVLLITHEMDVVKSVCDSAALMENGRIVESGTVSELLATPGSELAAALFPLDGEASGEDRTVVDVTFQGESATQPVISQLSRTYNIDISILGAAIDTVGGLQVGRMRIELPGRYEDNVVPIGFLREKGLQIDVPGRESVLVKEGAK, encoded by the coding sequence GTGATCACCACAACGGACCTGACCAAGGTCTACCGTTCGCGCGGCCGCGAGGTCACCGCCCTGGACGGCGTCGACCTGCACGTCCGCGAAGGCGAGGTGTACGGCGTCATCGGCCAGTCCGGCGCCGGCAAGTCCTCGCTCATCCGCTGCGTCAACCTCCTGGAACGCCCCACCTCCGGCACCGTTACGGTCGCCGGACAGGACCTCACCGCCCTGGCCGGCCGCGGCCCGCGCGCCGGAAAGGAACTGCGGCGGGCGCGCAGCCGGATCGGCATGGTCTTCCAGCACTTCAACCTGCTGTCCTCCCGGACCGTCCAGGACAACGTCGAACTGCCGCTGGAGATCCTCGGCAAGTCGGGCGGGGAACGCTCCCGCAAGGCGCTGGAGCTGCTCGAACTGGTCGGCCTCTCCGACAAGGCGGGCGCCTACCCCGCACAGCTCTCCGGCGGTCAGAAGCAGCGCGTCGGCATCGCCCGCGCTCTCGCCGGCGACCCCAAGGTGCTGCTGTCCGACGAGGCCACCAGTGCCCTCGATCCGGAGACCACCCGGTCGATCCTGGCGCTGCTGCGCGATTTGAACCGGCAGCTCGGCCTGACCGTCCTGCTCATCACCCACGAGATGGACGTCGTGAAGTCGGTCTGCGACTCGGCCGCGCTCATGGAGAACGGCCGCATCGTCGAGTCGGGCACCGTCAGCGAGCTTCTGGCCACGCCGGGTTCGGAACTGGCCGCCGCGCTGTTCCCGCTCGACGGCGAGGCCTCCGGCGAGGACCGCACCGTCGTCGACGTCACCTTCCAGGGCGAGAGCGCGACCCAGCCCGTCATCTCGCAGCTCTCCCGCACCTACAACATCGACATATCGATCCTCGGCGCGGCCATCGACACCGTCGGCGGCCTCCAGGTCGGCCGGATGCGCATCGAACTGCCCGGCCGCTACGAGGACAACGTCGTGCCGATCGGCTTCCTGCGGGAAAAGGGCCTCCAGATCGACGTCCCGGGCCGCGAGTCCGTGCTGGTGAAGGAAGGTGCGAAGTGA
- a CDS encoding HAD family hydrolase, protein MKIHAHALLFDNDGTLVSSLASVDRCWTRWATEYGITAEEFARVELHGRPAAEIAADLLPADLVPEAVARIEDLEVEDVPNGGVHLLPGTRAFLDALPAERWAVVTSATRRLAEARLDAVGILPKTLVAADDVSRGKPDPEPYLLAARTLGVDPARCVVFEDAPAGLTAGRAAGMTTVALTTTHQAHELRADLVVENLSALSALVTEEGVEISLRG, encoded by the coding sequence ATGAAGATCCACGCGCACGCCCTGCTGTTCGACAACGACGGGACCCTGGTCTCCTCCCTCGCCTCGGTGGACCGCTGCTGGACGCGGTGGGCCACGGAGTACGGAATCACGGCCGAGGAGTTCGCCCGGGTCGAACTGCACGGCCGGCCGGCCGCCGAGATAGCCGCCGACCTGCTGCCCGCCGACCTGGTGCCGGAGGCCGTCGCGCGGATCGAGGACCTGGAGGTGGAGGACGTACCCAACGGCGGGGTGCACCTGCTGCCGGGGACCCGCGCCTTCCTCGACGCGCTGCCCGCCGAGCGCTGGGCCGTGGTCACCTCCGCCACCCGGCGGCTGGCCGAGGCCCGGCTCGACGCCGTCGGCATCCTGCCCAAGACGCTCGTCGCCGCCGACGACGTCAGTCGCGGCAAGCCCGACCCCGAGCCCTATCTGCTCGCCGCCCGCACCCTCGGCGTCGACCCGGCTCGCTGCGTCGTCTTCGAGGACGCCCCCGCGGGCCTGACGGCCGGCCGCGCCGCCGGCATGACCACCGTGGCGTTGACCACAACGCACCAGGCCCACGAGCTCCGGGCCGACCTGGTCGTCGAGAACCTGTCGGCCCTGTCCGCACTGGTCACCGAGGAGGGCGTGGAGATCTCCCTCCGCGGCTGA
- a CDS encoding GNAT family N-acetyltransferase: MGMSVTISAATEQDAEQIFRLQYLCFQPEAALYGNYRIDPLVQTLDSVREEVARDCVFVARLGDEVVGSVRGSVTEDGAAAIGKLCVHPRLQGHGIGARLLRAAESALADQHGATRFRLHTGHRSEGNLRLYRKVGYETVGTSQGPDGIPMVILEKPAGTYAATA, encoded by the coding sequence ATGGGCATGAGCGTGACCATCTCTGCGGCGACCGAGCAGGACGCGGAGCAGATCTTCAGGCTGCAGTACCTGTGCTTCCAGCCGGAGGCGGCGCTGTACGGCAACTACCGCATCGACCCGCTCGTCCAAACCCTCGACTCGGTCCGCGAGGAGGTCGCCCGCGACTGCGTCTTCGTGGCCCGGCTCGGCGACGAGGTCGTCGGCTCGGTCCGCGGATCGGTCACCGAGGACGGTGCCGCCGCGATCGGCAAGCTCTGCGTCCACCCCCGCCTCCAGGGACACGGCATCGGCGCCCGCCTTCTCCGAGCGGCTGAATCGGCCCTCGCCGACCAGCACGGCGCCACCCGCTTCCGCCTCCACACCGGCCACCGCAGCGAGGGCAACCTCCGCCTCTACCGCAAGGTGGGCTACGAAACGGTGGGCACGTCCCAGGGCCCGGACGGCATCCCTATGGTCATCCTGGAGAAGCCGGCCGGTACTTACGCAGCGACGGCTTGA
- a CDS encoding sigma-70 family RNA polymerase sigma factor: MTHDLVTALRPLLSAEASAEAPAAGAEPGDLEQAVWLRLLERLDAEGPPLDPQEWLRRAIRSEARRTRRTSRLERPYAVEPVDDGDRGPEQLALTAARGRALRAAVRRLPGRCPRLMEALLSPEDLTYREIAGELGISQGSLGPERSRCLGCLRRLLAAEVAAR, encoded by the coding sequence ATGACGCACGACCTGGTCACCGCCCTGCGCCCGCTCCTCAGCGCCGAGGCCTCCGCGGAGGCACCTGCCGCCGGAGCCGAGCCGGGCGACCTGGAACAGGCGGTCTGGCTCCGCCTGCTGGAGCGCCTCGACGCCGAGGGCCCGCCGCTCGACCCGCAGGAATGGCTCCGCCGCGCCATCCGCTCGGAAGCGCGCCGCACCCGCCGTACGAGCCGCCTCGAGCGGCCGTACGCCGTCGAACCGGTCGACGACGGTGACCGCGGCCCCGAACAGCTCGCCCTGACCGCGGCCCGCGGCCGTGCCCTGCGCGCGGCCGTACGCCGCCTCCCGGGTCGCTGCCCCCGGCTGATGGAGGCCCTGCTCTCTCCCGAGGACCTGACATACCGGGAAATCGCAGGGGAGTTGGGTATCTCACAGGGGAGTCTTGGCCCGGAACGTTCCAGATGTCTGGGATGTCTGCGCAGATTGCTCGCAGCGGAGGTTGCGGCCCGCTGA